In one Candidatus Hepatincola sp. Av genomic region, the following are encoded:
- the yhbU gene encoding putative protease YhbU: protein MMKKLELICPAGTPSALKVAVAAGADCVYCGFNNETNARNFPGLNFSKEELRESIAYAKEHNVKVLVAINTFPKAGRVHEWIKAVDDAVECGAYALILADIGLLQYTYEHHKHTVRRHLSVQATASSCDAIEYITKNYGVSRVVLPRVLSIRDIKAIYNKLKVEIEVFAYGGLCVMAEGKCSLSSYITGKSPNKNGVCSPAEFVKYEEKGNKLVSKLNDSVINVFNKEESPGYPTICKGRFNAEGTSSYLFEEPTSLNILNMLPDLIDAGVVALKIEGRQRGKAYVEKIVKYFRENIDASLNNTSTSTDTILGLSEGNATTTGAYVRKWL from the coding sequence ATGATGAAAAAATTAGAACTTATTTGCCCCGCTGGCACTCCTTCAGCTTTAAAAGTAGCGGTTGCAGCTGGAGCTGATTGCGTATATTGTGGCTTTAACAACGAAACTAATGCTAGGAATTTTCCTGGTTTAAATTTTTCTAAGGAAGAATTAAGAGAGTCTATAGCTTATGCGAAGGAACATAACGTAAAGGTATTAGTAGCTATTAATACTTTTCCTAAAGCAGGTAGAGTCCATGAATGGATTAAAGCTGTAGATGATGCTGTAGAATGCGGAGCCTATGCCCTGATTTTAGCAGATATTGGTTTATTACAATATACCTATGAACACCATAAACATACTGTTCGGAGGCATTTATCGGTACAGGCTACGGCTTCCTCGTGCGATGCTATTGAATATATTACCAAGAATTATGGCGTATCTAGAGTTGTATTACCTAGAGTGCTTAGTATTCGTGATATTAAAGCTATCTATAATAAATTAAAAGTAGAAATTGAAGTCTTTGCCTATGGTGGCTTATGCGTAATGGCAGAGGGTAAATGTTCTTTATCTTCTTATATTACAGGTAAATCTCCTAATAAGAATGGAGTTTGTTCGCCAGCAGAATTTGTAAAATACGAGGAAAAAGGCAATAAATTAGTAAGTAAACTTAATGATTCCGTTATTAATGTATTTAATAAAGAAGAGTCTCCTGGTTATCCTACTATTTGTAAAGGGCGTTTTAATGCTGAGGGAACATCTTCTTATTTATTTGAAGAACCAACTTCCTTGAATATTTTAAATATGCTTCCAGATCTAATAGATGCTGGAGTAGTAGCTTTAAAAATTGAAGGTCGGCAACGTGGTAAAGCCTATGTTGAAAAAATTGTTAAATATTTTAGAGAAAACATAGATGCTTCATTAAATAACACCTCAACTAGTACTGATACTATTCTCGGGCTTTCTGAAGGTAATGCTACTACTACTGGGGCATATGTAAGAAAATGGTTGTAA
- a CDS encoding lipid carrier protein, whose product MNYLSVILLLGLALEKVPLPVWQPLLAKAMLVMRNNHPALFQRLKNTNFDYLIDAYDLPFVFYLQPSLEKPLLKAIKRQENIPVSATIKGSLENLLSIFEGKIDGDADFFSGNLVIEGNTAAIVQLRNAVDSEDINIIQDLAFIFPRFPSFSLQVWQHIITTHNAWQSKLNIISNAITGQVNKTVKNQGANIDSLYEEIDSLKSMLKKYNKEDIRKKSDYNKT is encoded by the coding sequence ATGAATTATTTATCGGTTATTTTATTATTAGGCTTAGCTTTAGAAAAAGTTCCTTTACCTGTGTGGCAACCTTTATTAGCTAAAGCTATGCTAGTTATGAGGAATAATCACCCTGCTCTTTTTCAAAGGTTAAAAAATACAAACTTTGATTACCTTATAGATGCTTATGATTTACCCTTTGTATTTTATTTACAACCTAGTTTAGAAAAGCCTTTATTAAAAGCGATTAAACGGCAAGAAAACATACCAGTTAGTGCTACTATTAAAGGTTCTTTAGAAAACTTACTAAGTATTTTTGAGGGTAAAATAGATGGTGATGCTGATTTTTTCTCGGGTAATTTAGTTATTGAAGGTAACACAGCTGCTATCGTGCAATTAAGAAATGCTGTAGATTCCGAAGATATTAATATTATTCAAGATCTTGCTTTTATTTTTCCAAGATTTCCAAGCTTTTCATTGCAAGTATGGCAACATATAATAACTACTCATAATGCTTGGCAAAGCAAACTAAATATTATTAGTAACGCCATTACAGGGCAAGTAAACAAAACTGTAAAAAATCAAGGTGCTAACATTGATTCCCTTTATGAGGAAATAGATAGCTTAAAAAGTATGCTAAAAAAATATAATAAAGAAGACATTAGAAAGAAATCGGATTACAATAAAACCTAA
- a CDS encoding U32 family peptidase, which produces MVVNTQKYKLTLGPCLFNWKVNDWKNFYFKIANETEVDEVYLGEVVCVKRYPFFAVALEDVVQELINNGKKVIFSTFSLILNDLEINTGKKLLELANKYNTMLEVNDISMLNLVGDTPYVLGPTVNVYNELTLTTLQKQGAKRVCFPYEIDKESLQVMAKIDIEKELFVFGRMPLAIAARCYHARIHGTKKDDCKYVCEKDYNGKVISTLVDTNFLTVNGTQTMSYSYNNLLLELPELQQMGINIFRLSPHYLAMPKVIALFKDVLDSKILPHEAYKEVQGLMPMDSVFSNGFYQGLAGQQNTHKVVE; this is translated from the coding sequence ATGGTTGTAAACACACAAAAGTATAAACTCACTTTGGGTCCTTGTTTGTTTAACTGGAAAGTTAATGACTGGAAAAACTTTTATTTTAAAATTGCTAATGAAACAGAGGTTGATGAAGTATATTTAGGAGAAGTAGTCTGTGTTAAACGTTACCCTTTCTTTGCTGTAGCATTAGAAGATGTAGTACAAGAATTAATTAACAATGGCAAAAAAGTTATTTTTTCTACTTTTTCTTTAATTTTGAATGATTTAGAAATTAATACTGGTAAAAAACTCTTAGAACTAGCCAATAAGTACAATACCATGTTAGAAGTGAATGATATTAGCATGCTAAACCTTGTTGGTGATACTCCCTATGTATTAGGTCCAACTGTTAATGTATACAATGAATTAACCTTAACTACTCTTCAAAAACAAGGGGCAAAACGAGTTTGCTTTCCTTATGAAATAGATAAAGAATCTCTACAAGTAATGGCTAAGATAGATATTGAAAAAGAATTATTTGTTTTTGGTAGAATGCCTTTAGCTATTGCGGCAAGATGTTACCATGCTAGAATTCATGGTACTAAAAAAGATGATTGCAAATATGTTTGTGAAAAAGACTATAACGGTAAAGTAATTAGTACTTTAGTAGATACTAATTTTTTAACTGTTAATGGAACACAAACTATGTCTTATAGTTATAATAATTTATTATTAGAATTACCTGAACTTCAACAAATGGGTATTAACATTTTTAGGCTTTCCCCCCATTATTTAGCTATGCCAAAAGTTATTGCTTTATTTAAAGATGTGTTAGATAGTAAAATTCTACCCCATGAGGCATATAAAGAGGTTCAAGGCTTAATGCCAATGGATTCTGTATTTTCTAATGGTTTTTACCAAGGCTTAGCAGGGCAACAAAATACTCATAAAGTAGTAGAATAG